A single region of the Mannheimia bovis genome encodes:
- a CDS encoding diacylglycerol kinase, producing the protein MKPKNKADFQRVINATKYSMKGLKAAYINEAAFRQELWCAIILFPLALMLGETNIEKILLIGTIFLVLIVELLNSAVEAVVDRIGSDFHELSGRAKDFGSAAVFLSMILLAITWILVLFF; encoded by the coding sequence ATGAAACCTAAAAATAAAGCTGACTTTCAGCGTGTTATTAACGCAACAAAATATTCAATGAAAGGCTTAAAAGCTGCTTATATTAATGAAGCGGCTTTTCGCCAAGAACTGTGGTGTGCAATTATTCTATTTCCATTAGCCTTGATGCTAGGTGAAACAAATATTGAAAAAATACTGTTAATCGGTACAATTTTTCTAGTATTAATTGTTGAATTACTCAATAGTGCGGTTGAAGCCGTTGTTGATCGCATTGGTTCAGACTTTCACGAACTCTCCGGTAGAGCAAAAGATTTCGGTTCAGCCGCTGTGTTTTTATCAATGATTTTACTGGCAATTACTTGGATATTGGTTTTATTCTTTTAA
- the sstT gene encoding serine/threonine transporter SstT, with amino-acid sequence MSNSLSSKILGGNLVLRIAIGLVLGVLLAFINKDWAVNVGVLGQFFVKSLRAIAPILVFVLVLSAIANKEVGSDSKLKPILVLYVLGTFLAALTAVILSYMFPTTLELTASPDGLAPPEGIGQILKTVIFNLVDNPLTALSNGNFIGILAWSIGLGIAFRHGSASSKAFLNDLSNAVSFVVKVVIAFAPIGVFGLVAETVAVNGLDAFEGYARLLLVLVGAMLFVALVLNPLLVFWKIRRNPYPLTFTCLRESGVTAFFTRSSAANIPVNLNLAKRLGIRDEIASVAIPLGATINMAGAAITVTVLTLAAAYTQGIQPDFATALLLSVVASICACGASGVAGGSLLLIPLACSLFSIPNDIAAQVIGVGFVIGVIQDSVETALNSSTDVLFTAAVSYAEDQKSA; translated from the coding sequence ATGAGTAATTCATTATCTTCAAAAATTCTTGGCGGTAATTTAGTATTACGTATCGCCATTGGTTTAGTGCTAGGGGTATTACTGGCATTTATTAATAAAGATTGGGCGGTGAACGTTGGTGTACTAGGTCAATTTTTTGTGAAATCGCTCCGAGCTATCGCTCCTATTTTAGTATTTGTCTTAGTGTTATCTGCTATCGCAAATAAAGAAGTTGGTTCAGACAGCAAATTAAAACCGATTTTAGTGCTTTATGTATTAGGCACTTTCTTGGCGGCATTAACGGCAGTTATTTTAAGCTATATGTTCCCAACCACGTTAGAATTAACTGCTAGTCCAGACGGTTTAGCACCACCTGAAGGCATCGGTCAAATCTTAAAAACCGTGATTTTTAACTTAGTCGATAACCCACTGACTGCGTTAAGCAACGGTAACTTTATTGGTATTTTAGCTTGGTCGATCGGTTTAGGAATTGCATTCCGTCACGGTTCAGCAAGTTCAAAAGCATTTTTAAATGATTTATCAAATGCAGTCTCATTTGTAGTGAAAGTAGTTATTGCTTTTGCACCTATTGGTGTATTTGGCTTAGTGGCAGAAACAGTGGCTGTAAATGGTTTAGATGCGTTTGAAGGGTACGCTCGCTTATTATTGGTGTTAGTGGGAGCAATGTTGTTTGTTGCATTAGTCTTAAACCCATTATTAGTGTTCTGGAAAATCCGTCGTAACCCATATCCACTGACATTCACTTGCTTACGTGAAAGCGGTGTAACGGCATTCTTTACCCGCAGTTCTGCAGCAAACATTCCCGTCAATTTGAACCTAGCTAAGCGTTTAGGTATTCGAGATGAAATCGCATCAGTGGCAATTCCATTAGGTGCAACCATTAATATGGCGGGTGCAGCAATTACGGTTACCGTATTAACCCTTGCAGCTGCTTATACCCAAGGTATTCAGCCAGATTTCGCAACTGCATTATTATTAAGTGTGGTAGCCTCAATCTGTGCTTGCGGTGCTTCAGGTGTTGCGGGTGGTTCACTATTGTTAATTCCATTAGCTTGTAGCTTATTTAGTATTCCAAATGATATTGCCGCTCAAGTAATTGGTGTTGGCTTTGTGATTGGTGTGATTCAAGACTCGGTTGAAACTGCACTAAACTCATCAACAGACGTATTATTTACCGCTGCGGTAAGCTACGCTGAAGATCAAAAATCAGCATAA
- a CDS encoding DNA internalization-related competence protein ComEC/Rec2, giving the protein MLDRICIAIFLFHLPILFLPKDGLLGGLAFGGIILLYGIYIRAKHTFVLGVIICMSYFHIIQVAKNAENITASKQLIQFKISKILKQTDYQTAIGTLQTGENIYLNWQAEQPLLLGQYYQAELNLRPISARSNIGNFDRQRWYFANHINMTATVRQVEKLVQRENTFRTNWLSSVKAETETLPTQGLLLALAFGERAWLEPEQWELFQQTATAHLIAISGLHIGLAMLFGFYMAKSLQWLCLKSRLEWLQAVGFSLYFARAIGFLTAFAYSYLAGFAVPTVRALFAIAFVLLCQCLRRHYTAWQCWWRIVALLIVLEPLSLLSDSFWLSLLAVVSLILWYQFFPLSCVISDEIRKKMTKFNRLWLSLLHLQIGIWLIFSPVQLYFFEGVSAFALLANLIIVPLYSFLLVPLILFSLLTDNLFATWQLADYLAQGSLWLLAPLSNAWFTLSYWQQWQLLSLNLLVLLCLYCKLYGLPYKKWLTAIALSILFNLSFYLYKLATQTKAEWIMFDVGQGLAMALIDEQNKAVIYDTGSSWQSDDGKINSMAKIEILPYLKRNGISVEAIFLSHDDNDHSGGVMDLLSAYPNARLISSSKVRYHNVEPEPCIQGKSWQFGKWHLSSHYPAYRVERAKNHDSCVILVENDRLQILLTGDSGIEQERQFAPNIGKVHFLQVGHHGSKSSTSETLLALTEPQFAFISAGRWNAWKLPNKQVVGRLERKGIKVLNTAEVGMVRVKFYENFFDIEQARSEYSAWYKQQY; this is encoded by the coding sequence ATGTTAGATCGTATTTGTATTGCCATTTTTCTATTTCATCTGCCTATTTTGTTTTTACCTAAAGATGGGTTATTAGGCGGCCTCGCTTTTGGCGGAATAATTTTGCTCTATGGCATTTATATTCGAGCTAAACACACTTTTGTGCTTGGTGTGATTATTTGTATGAGTTATTTTCACATTATCCAAGTTGCAAAAAATGCGGAAAATATAACCGCTAGTAAGCAGCTTATTCAGTTTAAAATCAGCAAAATTCTTAAGCAGACAGATTATCAAACAGCGATTGGCACACTCCAAACAGGCGAAAATATCTACCTGAATTGGCAAGCAGAGCAACCGTTATTACTTGGGCAATATTACCAAGCCGAACTTAATCTCCGTCCAATTTCAGCCCGTAGCAATATAGGTAATTTTGACCGCCAACGTTGGTATTTCGCCAATCACATCAATATGACGGCAACTGTTCGTCAAGTTGAGAAATTGGTACAAAGAGAAAACACCTTTCGAACCAATTGGCTGAGTAGTGTTAAAGCAGAAACAGAAACGCTACCTACTCAAGGCTTGTTATTAGCTCTGGCTTTCGGTGAGCGAGCGTGGTTAGAGCCCGAACAGTGGGAACTATTTCAACAAACTGCTACCGCTCATTTAATTGCCATTTCAGGATTGCATATCGGACTTGCGATGCTCTTTGGATTTTATATGGCGAAAAGTCTGCAATGGCTTTGTTTAAAAAGCAGACTAGAATGGTTACAAGCGGTCGGATTTTCACTTTATTTTGCAAGGGCAATCGGTTTTCTAACTGCGTTTGCTTATAGCTATTTAGCCGGTTTTGCAGTACCAACAGTAAGAGCCTTATTCGCCATTGCATTTGTGTTACTTTGCCAATGTTTAAGACGTCATTACACCGCTTGGCAATGTTGGTGGCGAATTGTGGCTTTATTGATCGTTCTTGAACCGCTCAGTTTACTGTCTGATAGTTTTTGGCTCTCTCTGTTAGCGGTAGTGAGCTTGATTTTATGGTATCAATTTTTCCCCTTAAGCTGCGTTATTTCTGATGAAATACGTAAAAAAATGACGAAATTTAACCGCTTGTGGTTATCGCTTTTGCATTTACAAATTGGGATTTGGTTGATTTTCTCACCTGTTCAACTCTACTTTTTTGAGGGTGTGTCTGCTTTTGCGTTACTCGCTAATTTGATTATTGTACCCCTTTACAGTTTTTTGCTTGTACCACTTATTTTATTCAGTTTATTAACCGACAATTTGTTTGCAACCTGGCAATTGGCGGATTATCTCGCTCAAGGTAGTTTATGGTTATTAGCTCCACTCTCTAATGCTTGGTTCACACTCAGCTATTGGCAGCAATGGCAGTTACTTTCGCTTAATCTATTGGTTCTATTATGCCTTTATTGCAAATTATATGGGCTGCCTTATAAAAAATGGCTAACTGCAATTGCATTATCAATATTGTTCAATTTGAGCTTTTATCTGTATAAATTGGCTACTCAAACTAAAGCGGAATGGATTATGTTTGATGTCGGGCAAGGCTTAGCAATGGCGTTGATTGATGAACAAAATAAAGCGGTAATTTACGATACGGGGTCAAGTTGGCAATCCGATGATGGCAAGATAAACTCAATGGCAAAGATCGAAATATTACCCTATTTAAAACGCAATGGCATTTCTGTGGAGGCAATTTTTCTCAGCCACGATGATAATGATCATTCAGGTGGTGTGATGGATTTACTCTCTGCTTATCCAAACGCTCGTCTTATTAGTTCAAGTAAAGTTCGTTACCATAATGTTGAGCCTGAACCTTGTATTCAAGGGAAATCGTGGCAGTTTGGTAAGTGGCATTTATCATCACATTATCCTGCTTATCGGGTAGAGCGAGCCAAAAATCACGACTCTTGCGTTATTTTAGTAGAAAATGACCGCTTGCAGATTTTACTTACCGGGGATTCTGGCATAGAACAAGAACGCCAATTTGCCCCCAATATTGGAAAAGTTCATTTCTTACAAGTAGGACATCACGGCAGTAAAAGTAGTACTAGTGAAACATTATTAGCCCTAACTGAACCACAATTTGCATTTATTTCTGCAGGGCGTTGGAATGCCTGGAAATTGCCAAATAAGCAGGTAGTCGGGCGATTAGAAAGAAAAGGAATTAAGGTGCTTAATACTGCCGAAGTTGGAATGGTAAGGGTAAAATTTTACGAGAATTTTTTTGACATAGAACAAGCCAGAAGTGAGTATTCTGCTTGGTATAAACAACAATATTAA
- the queA gene encoding tRNA preQ1(34) S-adenosylmethionine ribosyltransferase-isomerase QueA — MLVSDFHFDLPDELIAHYPTAERSASRLLHLNGETGEFADQQFTDLYNHINEGDLLIFNNTRVIPARLYGRKPSGGKVEALVERVLDEHRCLAHVKASKAPKEGAELIFGEDKLGEGNGFNATMVARHDTLFELQFSEQQPLFDLLQQAGHMPLPPYIDRPDEDADQERYQTVYSKVLGAVAAPTAGLHFDNAMLEKLKAKGVDIAFVTLHVGAGTFQPVRVDTIEAHKMHAEYAEVSQEVVDKILATKAKGKRVIAVGTTSVRSIESAAQAAESEGKLIAPFFSDTSIFLYPGKTFKVVDALVTNFHLPESTLIMLVSAFAGYRNTMNAYAHAVEAKYRFFSYGDAMFINKNPNALNDIP, encoded by the coding sequence GTGCTAGTTTCCGACTTTCATTTTGACTTACCTGATGAACTTATCGCTCACTACCCGACTGCCGAACGTTCCGCAAGCCGTTTGTTGCATTTAAACGGTGAAACAGGCGAATTTGCCGATCAGCAATTTACCGATTTATACAACCATATTAACGAGGGCGATCTGCTTATTTTTAACAATACGCGTGTGATCCCAGCACGTTTGTATGGTCGTAAGCCTAGTGGGGGCAAAGTGGAAGCTTTAGTCGAGCGAGTGTTAGACGAACATCGCTGTTTAGCTCACGTTAAAGCCTCAAAAGCACCAAAAGAAGGTGCAGAACTGATTTTTGGTGAAGATAAATTAGGTGAAGGGAACGGCTTTAATGCCACAATGGTTGCCCGCCACGATACGCTATTTGAATTACAATTTAGTGAACAACAACCATTGTTTGATTTATTGCAACAAGCCGGTCATATGCCCTTACCGCCTTATATCGACCGTCCCGATGAAGATGCAGACCAAGAGCGTTACCAAACTGTTTACAGTAAAGTGTTAGGTGCAGTTGCTGCCCCAACCGCGGGATTGCATTTTGATAATGCGATGCTGGAAAAATTAAAAGCAAAAGGCGTGGATATTGCTTTTGTAACTCTACACGTTGGAGCGGGTACATTCCAACCTGTACGGGTCGATACCATCGAAGCCCACAAAATGCACGCAGAATATGCAGAAGTGAGCCAAGAAGTAGTAGATAAAATTTTAGCCACTAAAGCAAAAGGAAAACGAGTGATTGCCGTTGGCACAACTTCTGTGCGTTCAATTGAGAGTGCAGCTCAAGCAGCTGAGAGTGAAGGAAAGCTGATTGCCCCGTTCTTCTCCGACACTTCAATTTTCCTCTACCCGGGAAAAACATTCAAAGTGGTTGATGCGTTAGTAACAAACTTCCATTTGCCGGAATCTACGTTGATTATGTTAGTTTCCGCCTTTGCCGGTTACAGAAATACGATGAATGCTTATGCCCACGCCGTTGAAGCAAAATACCGTTTTTTCAGCTATGGCGATGCAATGTTTATCAATAAAAATCCGAATGCATTGAATGATATACCTTAA
- the purK gene encoding 5-(carboxyamino)imidazole ribonucleotide synthase: protein MQKSAIYPPVYVLGNGQLGRMLRYAGAPLDIEVKPLAFDSPVFDIEPNSIITAEIERWADTPLTQLLGNHKNFVNLNVFGRLADRFTQKSLLDELNLATSTWQLLESPEQWQQIFQNIGEKVVVKRRTGGYDGRGQWIVTADSINQITPDLFGEVIAEKFIPFDGEISVVGARFRDGSTRFYPISHNLQQNGILRYSVSDVNLPNQTIYQQQAEQMLGAVMQELDYVGVMAMECFVVGDKLLINELAPRVHNSGHWTQLGCSISQFELHLRALLDLPTPQLQQIAPSVMVNLIGIEHSNQWLNLPFSQLHWYGKEVRADRKVGHINLTYPDKKVLIDLLEQLRPNLTEDFNSGLDWAIGKLK, encoded by the coding sequence ATGCAAAAAAGTGCTATCTATCCTCCCGTTTATGTATTAGGCAATGGTCAATTAGGCAGAATGTTGCGTTATGCTGGTGCACCGCTTGATATTGAAGTGAAACCACTCGCCTTTGACTCGCCTGTATTTGATATTGAGCCAAACAGTATTATTACCGCTGAAATTGAACGTTGGGCAGATACGCCTTTAACACAATTACTCGGTAATCATAAAAATTTTGTCAACCTGAATGTATTTGGGCGATTAGCCGATCGTTTTACGCAAAAATCACTCCTTGATGAACTCAATCTTGCGACTTCAACGTGGCAATTACTGGAAAGTCCAGAACAGTGGCAACAGATTTTCCAAAATATCGGCGAGAAAGTCGTCGTAAAACGCCGTACTGGTGGCTATGATGGACGTGGACAATGGATTGTTACTGCTGACTCTATCAACCAAATTACGCCTGATTTATTCGGTGAAGTGATTGCAGAAAAATTTATTCCGTTTGATGGTGAAATTTCCGTAGTCGGGGCAAGATTCCGTGACGGCTCAACACGCTTCTACCCGATTTCACATAACCTTCAACAAAACGGCATTCTCCGCTATTCGGTATCTGATGTAAATTTACCTAACCAAACTATTTACCAGCAACAAGCCGAACAAATGCTTGGTGCGGTAATGCAAGAGTTGGATTATGTCGGCGTAATGGCAATGGAATGTTTTGTTGTGGGCGATAAATTATTGATTAATGAACTCGCCCCTCGTGTTCATAACAGCGGACATTGGACGCAACTCGGCTGCTCTATCAGCCAATTTGAGCTACATTTGCGAGCCTTGCTTGATTTGCCAACCCCGCAATTGCAACAAATTGCCCCAAGTGTGATGGTAAACCTCATCGGCATCGAACATTCTAACCAATGGCTAAATCTGCCATTCAGCCAACTTCACTGGTATGGAAAAGAGGTTCGAGCAGACAGAAAAGTAGGACATATTAACCTTACTTACCCCGATAAAAAGGTGCTGATTGATCTACTCGAACAACTCCGCCCAAATTTAACTGAAGATTTTAATTCAGGGCTAGATTGGGCGATTGGGAAATTAAAGTAA
- a CDS encoding asparaginase yields the protein MSKKLLIIHTGGTISMKEGEDGKVSPSAENPLLSALERLNHPAKLVQESLFNIPSPHINIEHWEQLKNRIEKAVNEENMDGIVITHGTDTLEETSYFLDLALNVNVPIAITGAMRSSNELGADGLINLQSAILVALNEESRDKGVLVVMNDEIHNAKFVTKTHTTNVATFQTPTFGPCGLVTKESVIFFQKLTAYERFPINQLTKTNVQLLKAYVGMDSFLLEKLAESHCDGVVIEALGAGNLPPSCLDGVTALVKANIPVVIVSRAFNGITQDVYDYVGGGKQLKQQGIIFTKGLSGQKARIKLMVLLNQQLDKPLSDYF from the coding sequence ATGTCTAAAAAATTATTAATTATCCACACAGGCGGCACAATTTCAATGAAAGAAGGGGAAGATGGTAAAGTCTCCCCTTCTGCTGAAAATCCATTACTAAGTGCGTTAGAACGCTTAAATCACCCTGCGAAATTAGTACAAGAATCCTTATTTAATATTCCCTCTCCACATATCAATATTGAACATTGGGAACAGTTAAAAAATCGGATAGAGAAAGCCGTAAACGAAGAAAATATGGACGGTATCGTAATTACTCACGGCACAGATACCTTAGAAGAAACCTCCTATTTCCTTGATTTAGCCTTAAATGTAAATGTACCAATTGCAATTACAGGGGCTATGCGTTCAAGTAACGAATTAGGGGCTGATGGCTTAATCAATCTACAAAGTGCAATTTTAGTTGCCTTAAATGAAGAAAGCCGTGATAAGGGCGTTTTGGTAGTAATGAATGATGAAATCCATAATGCCAAATTTGTTACCAAAACCCACACTACTAACGTTGCAACATTCCAAACGCCAACATTCGGACCTTGCGGTTTGGTCACGAAAGAATCGGTAATTTTTTTCCAAAAATTGACCGCTTACGAGCGTTTTCCTATCAATCAGCTCACTAAAACAAATGTTCAATTGCTCAAAGCCTATGTAGGAATGGACAGTTTCTTACTTGAGAAACTAGCCGAAAGCCATTGTGATGGCGTAGTGATTGAGGCACTAGGTGCAGGCAATTTACCCCCAAGCTGTCTTGATGGCGTAACTGCTTTAGTGAAAGCGAATATTCCTGTTGTTATAGTTTCCCGTGCATTCAACGGCATTACCCAAGATGTGTATGATTACGTAGGTGGCGGAAAACAACTTAAACAACAAGGTATTATTTTTACCAAAGGTTTAAGTGGACAAAAAGCTCGTATTAAACTGATGGTATTACTTAACCAGCAATTAGATAAACCATTATCAGATTATTTCTAA
- the purE gene encoding 5-(carboxyamino)imidazole ribonucleotide mutase, translating to MSKKAEIAIVMGSKSDWVTMSEATQMLDQFGLSYHVEVVSAHRTPDKLFSFAENAQANGYKVIIAGAGGAAHLPGMIAAKTIVPVLGVPVKSSMLSGVDSLYSIVQMPKGIPVGTLAIGPAGAANAGLLAAQILAAFNPEIAEKLHHFRQTQTRMVLDNPDPRIE from the coding sequence ATGTCGAAGAAAGCCGAAATTGCCATTGTTATGGGTTCAAAAAGTGATTGGGTTACGATGTCTGAAGCCACTCAAATGCTAGACCAATTTGGTTTAAGCTATCACGTTGAAGTAGTCTCTGCTCATCGCACACCGGATAAACTTTTTTCCTTTGCAGAAAATGCACAAGCAAACGGCTACAAAGTCATTATTGCCGGTGCAGGCGGAGCAGCTCACCTACCCGGTATGATTGCAGCTAAAACTATTGTACCTGTGCTAGGTGTACCGGTTAAAAGCTCAATGTTAAGTGGTGTCGATAGCCTTTACTCTATCGTACAAATGCCGAAAGGCATTCCTGTTGGCACACTCGCCATTGGTCCTGCCGGTGCGGCAAATGCGGGCTTATTAGCGGCACAAATTTTAGCAGCTTTCAACCCTGAAATTGCGGAAAAATTACATCACTTCCGCCAAACACAAACTCGAATGGTGTTAGATAACCCAGATCCACGTATTGAATAA
- a CDS encoding glutathione S-transferase N-terminal domain-containing protein, which yields MTSSINKRSVMTLFSDKNDIYSHQVRIVLAEKGVPYEIENVMLGSISEDLLELNSYGNIPTLVDRELVLFNPRIIMEYLDERFPHPPLMPVYPVSRGQCRLNIYRIEQDWYAQIDLVNKDPESAEGKTALAQLKEDILALAPVFAAKPYFMSDDFSLVDCYIAPLLWRMQLLGVKFTGATAKPINTYMTRVFQRDSFIQSVGGEAPKHLMDDKD from the coding sequence ATGACGAGTAGTATAAATAAACGTTCAGTAATGACGCTTTTTTCGGATAAAAATGATATTTACAGCCATCAAGTGCGTATCGTATTAGCGGAAAAAGGTGTTCCTTATGAAATTGAGAACGTTATGCTAGGTAGTATTTCTGAAGATTTATTGGAATTGAACTCTTATGGCAATATTCCAACCTTAGTTGATCGTGAGTTGGTGTTATTTAACCCTCGTATCATTATGGAATATTTAGATGAGCGTTTTCCACATCCACCATTAATGCCTGTTTATCCTGTTTCTCGTGGTCAGTGCCGTTTGAATATCTATCGTATCGAACAAGATTGGTACGCTCAAATTGATTTAGTGAATAAAGATCCTGAATCAGCAGAAGGTAAAACAGCATTAGCACAACTCAAAGAAGATATTTTAGCGTTAGCACCTGTTTTTGCCGCTAAACCTTATTTTATGAGCGATGATTTCAGCCTGGTTGATTGCTATATCGCTCCATTATTATGGCGTATGCAATTATTAGGCGTGAAATTTACGGGTGCAACTGCAAAACCAATCAATACTTATATGACTAGGGTGTTCCAGCGTGATAGTTTTATTCAATCTGTTGGCGGTGAAGCTCCAAAGCATTTAATGGACGATAAAGATTAA
- a CDS encoding ClpXP protease specificity-enhancing factor translates to MKPLRPYLYNAYYNWIIDNDNTPYLLVNAEYPDVDVPVEFVKEGKIILNISSRSIGQYVATDEYIGFSARFQGMLRDIHIPFGAMEAIYAQETGDGIMFQEEEYYSVEAYQARTGAEKMQKPKVKKASTLKLVK, encoded by the coding sequence ATGAAACCGTTAAGACCTTATCTTTATAACGCCTATTACAACTGGATTATTGATAACGATAACACGCCCTATTTATTGGTAAATGCAGAATATCCAGATGTTGATGTGCCTGTTGAATTTGTCAAAGAAGGGAAAATTATTTTAAATATTTCCTCACGTTCAATCGGACAATATGTGGCGACTGATGAATATATTGGTTTTAGTGCTCGTTTTCAGGGAATGTTAAGAGATATTCATATTCCTTTTGGTGCAATGGAAGCTATTTATGCTCAAGAAACAGGCGATGGCATTATGTTCCAAGAGGAAGAGTATTATTCTGTTGAGGCTTACCAAGCTAGAACAGGTGCTGAAAAAATGCAGAAACCAAAAGTGAAAAAGGCATCAACTTTAAAATTAGTGAAATAG